The window GATGTGGGCGGTTCCCCAGGCGCTCTCCTCGGTCTCGCCATACCAGTTCTTGACCCACGGCCAGGTGACGCGCAGTTGATACGGAGTGCCCAGCGGAATGCCCGGCACCACCTCGTCGATGGCGCGTGCGGCGATGTCCCTGAGAATCGCCATGCGCGCTTCACCCTCCGGAGTCTGCTTGGCTTCCAGGAAGTCCTCGTGGAAGTAGTGCCCGAAGCGTCCGCCGATGGTGATCAGCGGGTCGATGTTGTACTCGCCGTGCAGCCACATGTCGAAGTTGGGTGCAATGTCTTCCCCGCGCCGCATGAACTCGCTGAGCGCCGCGGACTCCATGGGGCGCATGTCGACGGTCACGCCGATCTTGCTCCACTGGTCGGCGATCTGGCTCAACATGTCGACGCGCGTGGTATCGGCCGCGTTCACCGGCGCGATCACGGTAAACCCGTTCGGGTACCCCGCCTCGGCGATAAGCTGCTTCGCCTTCTCGGGGTTGTACTCGAACAACTCCTGCGACGACTCCGGCAACTGGTCCATCGGAATGAACGCCGCCGCGTTCTTGTCGCTCACCGGCCAACTGTGGATGTCGGCTTCGAAGAACGTGGCCCGCGCGATCGCTTCGCGGTCGGTGCCGATCGTCAGCGCCCGGCGCAGCAATACGTTGTCGGCGATTTCGGTGCCCGGCCGCCCGCGCGTCTTCTCCTCCATGGCGAACGACAGCGTGTGCGCCCAACTGCCCTTGACCGACTCCACCATCAGGTGCTCGGTCTTGCTCAGCGTGTCCCGGTAGTGGATCGGCACCGGCGCCAGGTAGCCGCCCATGTAGTCGATCTTGCCGGTCCGCAACGACGCGATGCGGGTCGACTCGTCCGGAATGATCGGCAGCACGATCTCGTCCACGAACGGCAACTCGTACTCGACCCCGTCGATGGTGGTGGTGTCGTAGAAGATCGGATTCTTCTCGTACACCATCGCCGATCCCTGCACGTACTGCTTCACCATGAACGGCCCGGTACCAACCAGGTTGGCCCAGTCGTGGGCGCCCGCCTCGACCACCTCCGGTGCGTACAGGTCGTTGGCCCAGCCGGAGCCGAGGCGTCCCCGCCACACGGCGTTGAAGTACTTGAACTCGACCACGAAGGTGTACTTGTCCTCCGCGTACATGCCGACCAGCCAGTCCGGGAACTCGTTGGTTTCCAGCCATCCCATGGCGGGCGCGGTCCAGAAGCGCATCAGGCTGAACACGATGTCCTCGGCCACGAGCTCGCGCGACTCCATGACGTGCTCCTTGCCGACCGCGGCCCACTGCACGCCAGGGCGGATGCGGAAGATCAGCTTGTCGGAAGTGATCTCCCAGTCCTCGATCACGCCGCCCCGGGTAAACTCCTCCGGCACGCTGAGCGGCGCGGTGAAGGCATGATTGTTGGCGCCTCGCGGCCCGAACTTGTCGATGTCCGCCGTGAGCAGGTAGTCCAGCACGAAGCTGGTATACTTGGTGGTCGGCCAGCGGCCCTCCACGACGTCCGCCGTCGGCGGATCCAGGTCGGCGTATCCGAGGGTAAGCGTGCCGCCGTACTGCGGCCCGCCGGCCGCCGCCGCCTCACTGGTCTCGGCTTCTCCCGCTGCGAAAACGGGCAGCCCCACGACCGCCAGCGCCAACCCGAGCACTACGAATTTGTTCATCGATAACCTCCTCTCCACGATAGATTTATAGAATACGTGGAGTGTTTTTCGATTGATCCTTCAAACTGATTTCCTGCGTTTCCGCCTGGTTGCCCCGCCGCGGTAGCTGCCGGCGCCGCCGCGCAGCCGGGGATCGAGCAGGTCGCGCACCGCGTCGCCGAACATGTTGACGCCGTACACGACGATGCTCAACGCCAGCCCCGGCCAGATCACCATCCACGGCGCATTGAACATGAACCGGCGGCCACTTCCGCTCAGCATGCCGCCCCAGCTCGGCGCCGGCGGCGGTATTCCGAATCCCAGGAAGCTCAGCGATGCCTCGCCCAGGATAACCCCCGGCACCGCCAGCGAAAAGCTGATGATGATCGGCGCCAGGATGTTGGGCAGAATGTGCCTCAGCAGCACTCGCGAAGTCGAGCCGCCGATGGCGATCGAAGCCTCCAGGTAGGAATTTTCCTTGATGTTGATCACCACGCTGCGCGAGAAGCGCGAGCCGCCGATGCCGCCCGACACGCCCATCACGATGATCAGGCCCAGCATGCCGGGGCCGACGATCGCCATCACCACCATCAGGATCGGCAGGTAGGGCAGGCACATCCAGCCGTCGACGAAGCGCTGCACGACCAGGTCGAACTTGCCGCCGAGGTAGCCGCACAGCACGCCGATGACGGTGGCGATCAGCGTGCTCACCGCGGTCGCCGCGATGCCGACGATCATCGAGATGCGGGCGCCGTAGATGACGCGGCTGAGCACGTCGCGGCCCAGGTTGTCGGTGCCCAGCCAGAACTGCGCGGACGGCGGCTCCAGGAAGTCGCCTACCTCCGTCTCGTTGAAGCCGTACGGCGCCAGCAGGTCGGCGAAGATGCCGGTCAGCAGCAGCAGCACCGTGATCGCCGCGCCTACCGTGCCGAGCGGCTTCTCGGTGACCAGCCGCCTGAGAAACCGCGTGCCGGCGCGCGCCCCGCCGCCCGCTTCGTTCACGGACGCACCTTCGGGTTCAGGAAGCCGTAGGTCAGGTCGACAGCCAGGTTGATCAGCACCATGCCGAGGCCGAACACCAGCATGATGCCGCTCACCACCGTGTAGTCGCGGGTCAGGGTGGCGTCCACCAGCAGCCGGCCCATCCCCGGCAGGCTGAAGATCTGCTCGATGATCACCGCGCCGCCGATCATCACCGGCAGCGTGTAGCCGATCAGGGTGATCACCGGAATGAACGCGTTCTTGATCGCGTGCCGCATCACCACCGCGCGTTCCTTCAGTCCCTTCGCCCACGCCGTGCGCACGTAGTCCTGGCGCAGCACCTCCAGCATCATGGTGCGCGTCATGCGCATGGTGCCGCCGGTCATGGCCAGCCC of the Spirochaetaceae bacterium genome contains:
- a CDS encoding ABC transporter substrate-binding protein, with protein sequence MNKFVVLGLALAVVGLPVFAAGEAETSEAAAAGGPQYGGTLTLGYADLDPPTADVVEGRWPTTKYTSFVLDYLLTADIDKFGPRGANNHAFTAPLSVPEEFTRGGVIEDWEITSDKLIFRIRPGVQWAAVGKEHVMESRELVAEDIVFSLMRFWTAPAMGWLETNEFPDWLVGMYAEDKYTFVVEFKYFNAVWRGRLGSGWANDLYAPEVVEAGAHDWANLVGTGPFMVKQYVQGSAMVYEKNPIFYDTTTIDGVEYELPFVDEIVLPIIPDESTRIASLRTGKIDYMGGYLAPVPIHYRDTLSKTEHLMVESVKGSWAHTLSFAMEEKTRGRPGTEIADNVLLRRALTIGTDREAIARATFFEADIHSWPVSDKNAAAFIPMDQLPESSQELFEYNPEKAKQLIAEAGYPNGFTVIAPVNAADTTRVDMLSQIADQWSKIGVTVDMRPMESAALSEFMRRGEDIAPNFDMWLHGEYNIDPLITIGGRFGHYFHEDFLEAKQTPEGEARMAILRDIAARAIDEVVPGIPLGTPYQLRVTWPWVKNWYGETEESAWGTAHINARIWIDQDLKKSLGY
- a CDS encoding ABC transporter permease — protein: MNEAGGGARAGTRFLRRLVTEKPLGTVGAAITVLLLLTGIFADLLAPYGFNETEVGDFLEPPSAQFWLGTDNLGRDVLSRVIYGARISMIVGIAATAVSTLIATVIGVLCGYLGGKFDLVVQRFVDGWMCLPYLPILMVVMAIVGPGMLGLIIVMGVSGGIGGSRFSRSVVINIKENSYLEASIAIGGSTSRVLLRHILPNILAPIIISFSLAVPGVILGEASLSFLGFGIPPPAPSWGGMLSGSGRRFMFNAPWMVIWPGLALSIVVYGVNMFGDAVRDLLDPRLRGGAGSYRGGATRRKRRKSV